In a genomic window of Quercus lobata isolate SW786 chromosome 4, ValleyOak3.0 Primary Assembly, whole genome shotgun sequence:
- the LOC115986419 gene encoding uncharacterized protein LOC115986419, producing the protein MEMSLNITLLLASFFLLFTSTALAATGLEGLVGNGNFEEQPKSTDVKKTVLIGKYALPKWEINGLVEYISGGPQPGGMYFAVAHGVHAVRLGNEASISQSIKVKPGSLYALTFGASRTCAQEEVLRISVPPQKGDLPLQTLYSSNGGDTYAWGFIATSNVANLTFHNPGVQEDPACGPLLDAVAIKELFPPRPTRDNLVKNPGFEEGPHRLINSTNGVLLPPKQEDLTSPLPGWMIESLKAVKFIDSKHFNVPFGLAAVELVAGRESAIAQVLRTVPNKFYNLTFTVGDAKNGCHGSMMVEAFAAKDTLKVPFKSEGKGKFKTASFKFKALSPRTRITFYSSFYHTRIDDFGSLCGPVLDQVRVLPVA; encoded by the exons ATGGAAATGTCACTGAATATCACACTTTTGCTTGCTTCCTTCTTCTTGTTGTTCACTAGTACTGCTTTGGCAGCTACAGGTTTGGAAG GATTGGTAGGAAATGGCAACTTTGAAGAACAACCAAAATCCACTGACGTCAAGAAAACAGTACTCATAGGAAAATATGCACTGCCCAAATGGGAAATCAATGGCTTGGTGGAATACATCTCTGGGGGGCCACAGCCTGGGGGCATGTACTTTGCTGTGGCACATGGTGTCCATGCTGTAAGGCTTGGCAATGAGGCCTCAATCTCTCAGAGTATCAAAGTTAAACCAGGCTCCCTGTATGCTCTAACCTTTGGGGCATCAAGAACATGTGCACAAGAAGAGGTTTTGAGGATCTCAGTGCCTCCTCAGAAAGGAGACCTTCCTTTGCAGACACTCTACAGCAGTAATGGAGGTGATACTTATGCTTGGGGATTCATTGCCACTTCTAATGTTGCTAACTTGACATTCCACAACCCTGGGGTTCAAGAGGACCCTGCTTGTGGACCACTCTTGGATGCAGTTGCTATCAAGGAGCTCTTTCCTCCAAGGCCCACAAGAG ATAACTTGGTGAAGAATCCAGGCTTTGAAGAGGGTCCCCATCGTTTAATAAACTCCACCAATGGTGTTCTCCTCCCTCCAAAGCAAGAAGATCTCACATCCCCACTCCCTGGTTGGATGATTGAATCCCTTAAAGCCGTTAAGTTCATAGACTCAAAGCACTTCAACGTCCCTTTTGGACTTGCCGCAGTTGAGCTTGTTGCAGGTAGAGAAAGTGCCATTGCCCAGGTTCTCAGAACAGTTCCCAACAAGTTCTACAATCTTACATTCACTGTTGGCGATGCAAAGAATGGCTGCCATGGATCAATGATGGTTGAAGCATTTGCTGCCAAAGACACCTTAAAAGTACCCTTCAAATCTGAAGGCAAGGGCAAGTTCAAGACAGCCAGCTTCAAGTTCAAAGCACTGTCACCCAGGACCAGAATCACATTCTACAGCTCTTTCTACCATACTAGAATTGATGACTTTGGATCTCTTTGTGGCCCTGTGCTTGATCAAGTCCGGGTTTTGCCAGTAGCTTAG